In Prunus dulcis chromosome 1, ALMONDv2, whole genome shotgun sequence, the following are encoded in one genomic region:
- the LOC117623498 gene encoding pleiotropic drug resistance protein 1-like isoform X4 translates to MESGGGGDIYRVSSARLSSSNIWRNSAMDVFSKSSHDEDDEEALKWAAIEKLPTYLRIRRGILTEAEGQAREIDIKNLGSLERKSVLERLVKTADEDNEKFLLKLKDRINRVGLDIPTIEVRFEHLSVEAEAYVGGRALPTIFNFCVNILEGFLNFVHVLPSRKQPLPILDDVSGIIKPRRMTLLLGPPSSGKTTLLLALAGKLAKELKFSGRVAYNGHGMEEFVPERTSAYISQHDLHIGEMTVRETLAFSARCQGVGPRYEMLAELSRREKAANIMPDADLDIYMKAASLEGQETNVVTDYILKILGLEVCADIMVGDEMVRGISGGQKKRVTTGEMLVGPARALFMDEISTGLDSSTTFQIVNSLRQSIHILSGTALISLLQPAPETYDLFDDIILLSDGQIVYQGPRENVLEFFEHMGFKCPERKGVADFLQEVTSKKDQEQYWAQKEEPYNFISSKEFAEAFQSFHIGRKLGDELATPFDKSKGHPAALTTMKYGVSKKELLKACISREYLLMKRNSFVYIFKMTQLTLMAFITMTLFLRTKMHRDTVADGGIYMGAMFFTIIMIMFNGFSELAMTIMKLPVFFKQRDLLFYPSWAYSLPTWILKIPITFIECAVWVVMTYYVIGFDPNIERFFKQYLLLLCLNQMASGLFRFMGALGRNIIVANTFGSFALLAVLVMGGFILSREDVQKWWLWGYWVSPMMYGQNAIAVNEFLGKSWSHVPPNSTESLGIMVLKSRGVFIEPYWYWIGVGATIGYIFLFNFFYTLALQYLDPFGKPQAILSKEALAEKTSGRTGDSIELSSRGKNSSGSRRSVSSRTLSARVGSITEANENRKRGMVLPFEPLWITFDEITYAVDMPEEMKTQGVTEDRLKLLKGVSGAFRPGVLTALMGISGAGKTTLMDVLAGRKTGGYIEGNITISGHPKKQETFARISGYCEQTDIHSPHVTVYESLVYSAWLRLPPEVDSSTRKMFVEEVMELVELTSIREALVGLPGVNGLSTEQRKRLTIAVELVANPSIIFMDEPTSGLDARAAAIVMRTVRNTVDTGRTVVCTIHQPSIDIFDAFDELFLLKRGGEEIYVGPLGRHSTHLIKYFEEIDGVPKIKDGYNPATWMLDITAAAQEAALGVNFTEIYKNSELYGRNKALIKDLSTPPGGSKDLYFPTQYSQSFFSQCMACLWKQHLSYWRNPPYSAVRLLFTTFIALMFGTIFWDLGSKRRSQQDLFNAMGSMYAAVLFIGVQNASSVQPVVAIERTVFYRERAAGMYSALPYAFGQVVIELPYIFVQTIIYGVIVYAMIGFDWTVSKFLWYLFFMYFTFLYFTFYGMMTVAVTPNHNIAAIVSSAFYAIWNLFSGFIIPRTRMPIWWRWYYWICPVSYTLYGLVASQFGDIKEIFDSGESAGKSVEHFVKDYFGYRQDFLGVVAAVHVGICVLFGFTFAFSIKVFNFQKR, encoded by the exons ATGGagagtggaggtggtggtgatatATACAGAGTGAGCAGTGCACGTTTGAGCAGTTCAAATATATGGAGGAACAGTGCCATGGATGTTTTCTCCAAGTCTTCCCACGATGAAGACGATGAAGAAGCTCTGAAATGGGCAGCCATTGAGAAGCTGCCTACTTATTTGCGTATCAGAAGAGGCATACTTACTGAGGCAGAAGGCCAAGCCAGAGAGATTGATATCAAGAATCTTGGGTCGCTAGAGAGAAAGAGTGTTTTGGAGAGGCTGGTTAAAACTGCAGATGAAGATAATGAGAAGTTCTTGTTGAAGCTTAAGGACCGGATTAATAG GGTTGGACTGGATATTCCAACAATTGAAGTCCGGTTTGAGCATTTGAGTGTTGAAGCAGAAGCTTATGTGGGAGGCAGGGCCTTGCCTACAATATTCAACTTTTGTGTTAACATTCTGGAG gGGTTCCTGAATTTTGTTCACGTTCTTCCAAGTAGAAAGCAACCATTACCAATCCTTGATGATGTTAGTGGAATTATCAAACCAAGAAG AATGACACTGCTTTTAGGACCCCCAAGCTCTGGAAAAACCACATTGCTATTGGCTTTGGCTGGAAAACTTGCTAAAGAACTAAAA TTTTCTGGGAGAGTTGCATATAACGGACATGGGATGGAAGAGTTTGTCCCGGAGAGGACATCGGCTTATATCAGTCAGCATGATCTCCACATAGGAGAAATGACAGTGAGAGAAACACTGGCTTTTTCAGCAAGATGCCAAGGGGTCGGACCACGTTATG aaatgtTGGCAGAATTATCAAGGAGAGAAAAGGCTGCAAATATCATGCCAGATGCGGATCTAGATATCTACATGAAG GCAGCATCACTAGAAGGACAAGAGACCAACGTAGTTACAGATTATATACTCAAG ATTTTGGGACTTGAGGTTTGCGCCGACATCATGGTGGGGGATGAAATGGTACGAGGTATTTCTGGTGGGCAAAAGAAGCGAGTCACGACAG GGGAGATGCTTGTCGGACCAGCAAGAGCACTTTTTATGGATGAGATATCAACTGGTTTAGACAGTTCAACAACATTTCAGATAGTGAATTCACTCAGACAGTCCATCCACATCCTGAGTGGAACTGCTCTTATCTCTCTTCTCCAACCAGCACCAGAAACTTATGATTTATTTGATGACATAATTCTGCTGTCTGATGGACAAATCGTATACCAAGGTCCCCGAGAGAATGTGCTCGAGTTCTTCGAGCACATGGGCTTCAAATGTCCAGAGAGGAAAGGAGTAGCTGACTTCCTACAAGAA GTGACATCAAAGAAAGATCAGGAGCAGTACTGGGCACAGAAAGAAGAGCCATATAATTTTATATCTTCTAAGGAATTTGCTGAAGCATTTCAGTCATTTCATATCGGTCGAAAACTCGGTGATGAGCTTGCTACTCCATTTGACAAGTCCAAAGGTCACCCTGCAGCTTTAACAACTATGAAGTATGGTGTTAGCAAGAAGGAACTGCTCAAAGCTTGTATTTCTAGAGAATATTTGCTTATGAAGAGGAATTCGTTTGTCtacattttcaaaatgaccCAG CTCACTCTAATGGCTTTTATAACAATGACGCTATTTCTCCGGACTAAGATGCACCGGGATACAGTTGCGGATGGGGGTATTTACATGGGTGCTATGTTCTTTACAATCATCATGATTATGTTTAACGGGTTCTCGGAGCTTGCCATGACTATCATGAAACTTCCTGTATTTTTCAAGCAAAGGGACCTTCTCTTCTATCCTTCATGGGCATACTCTTTACCAACATGGATCCTTAAGATCCCTATCACCTTCATAGAATGTGCTGTTTGGGTGGTCATGACATACTATGTAATTGGTTTCGATCCCAACATCGAAAg GTTTTTCAAGCAATACCTTTTACTCCTATGCCTTAACCAGATGGCATCAGGACTATTCAGATTTATGGGGGCATTAGGGAGGAATATAATTGTTGCAAACACATTCGGGTCTTTTGCATTACTTGCAGTTCTAGTTATGGGTGGCTTTATCTTGTCACGAG aGGATGTGCAGAAGTGGTGGTTATGGGGTTACTGGGTCTCACCAATGATGTACGGCCAGAACGCTATAGCTGTCAATGAATTTCTAGGAAAGAGTTGGAGCCAT GTTCCTCCTAATTCGACAGAATCATTAGGAATTATGGTCTTGAAGTCTCGCGGGGTTTTCATTGAACCATACTGGTACTGGATTGGAGTAGGAGCTACAATTGGATACATTTTTCTGTTCAATTTCTTCTACACTTTGGCCTTACAATATCTTGATC CATTTGGGAAGCCTCAGGCAATACTATCCAAAGAGGCCTTAGCCGAGAAAACTAGTGGTAGAACTGGAGATTCCATTGAGCTATCATCACGGGGAAAGAACTCTTCTGGTAG TCGAAGAAGTGTATCATCCAGAACATTGTCGGCGAGAGTGGGCAGCATTACTGAAGCCAACGAAAACAGGAAGCGCGGAATGGTTCTTCCTTTCGAACCTCTTTGGATTACGTTTGATGAAATCACATATGCTGTTGACATGCCCGAG GAAATGAAAACTCAAGGTGTAACTGAGGATCGGCTAAAGCTTCTGAAGGGTGTGAGTGGTGCTTTTAGGCCAGGAGTCTTAACAGCTCTAATGGGCATTAGTGGTGCTGGAAAGACTACTCTAATGGATGTCTTGGCAGGAAGGAAAACAGGTGGATATATTGAGGGAAACATCACAATATCTGGGCATCcaaaaaagcaagaaacatTTGCTCGCATATCGGGATATTGTGAGCAAACTGATATACACTCTCCTCATGTTACGGTTTACGAGTCTTTGGTTTATTCTGCATGGCTCCGGTTGCCTCCTGAGGTTGATTCCTCAACAAGAAAG ATGTTTGTTGAGGAGGTCATGGAGCTTGTAGAACTGACCTCGATAAGGGAAGCGCTTGTTGGATTGCCTGGAGTGAATGGTCTCTCAACCGAGCAGCGCAAAAGGCTAACGATTGCAGTAGAGCTTGTTGCCAATCCATCCATTATATTTATGGATGAGCCAACCTCTGGCCTCGATGCCAGGGCAGCGGCAATTGTAATGAGAACAGTGAGGAATACAGTGGACACTGGGAGAACTGTAGTATGCACCATCCACCAGCCAAGCATCGACATCTTTGATGCTTTCGATGAG CTGTTTCTTTTGAAAAGGGGAGGTGAAGAAATATACGTGGGTCCTTTGGGCCGCCATTCTACCCATTTGATCAAGTACTTTGAG GAAATTGATGGAGTTCCTAAAATTAAAGATGGTTACAATCCCGCGACTTGGATGTTAGACATTACTGCAGCAGCACAAGAAGCAGCTCTTGGTGTCAACTTCACCGAAATATACAAGAACTCAGAACTCTATGG GAGAAACAAAGCTCTGATCAAGGACCTTAGTACTCCTCCAGGAGGTTCAAAAGACTTGTACTTCCCTACTCAATACTCTCAGTCTTTCTTCAGCCAGTGTATGGCCTGTCTATGGAAACAACATCTATCATACTGGCGAAACCCGCCATACAGTGCAGTGAGACTCTTGTTCACAACTTTCATAGCTTTAATGTTCGGGACGATATTCTGGGATCTCGGCTCCAAAAG GAGAAGCCAACAAGACCTTTTCAATGCAATGGGTTCCATGTATGCTGCTGTTCTCTTCATTGGTGTACAAAATGCTTCATCAGTGCAGCCAGTTGTGGCTATTGAGAGGACAGTCTTTTACAGAGAAAGGGCAGCTGGAATGTACTCAGCCTTGCCATATGCCTTTGGACAG GTTGTGATTGAGCTCCCATACATTTTTGTTCAAACCATCATATACGGAGTTATAGTATACGCCATGATCGGATTTGATTGGACAGTGAGCAAATTTTTATGGTATCTCTTCTTCATGTACTTCACTTTCCTATACTTCACATTCTACGGCATGATGACCGTAGCCGTTACTCCCAACCACAACATTGCTGCCATAGTCTCCTCTGCCTTCTATGCTATATGGAACCTTTTCTCAGGATTCATCATTCCAAGAACG AGGATGCCGATTTGGTGGAGATGGTACTACTGGATTTGCCCTGTTTCGTACACACTGTATGGATTAGTTGCTTCACAGTTTGGAGACATTAAAGAAATATTTGATTCAGGTGAAAGTGCTGGTAAAAGTGTGGAACACTTTGTAAAGGACTACTTTGGCTACAGACAGGACTTTCTGGGAGTAGTTGCAGCCGTCCATGTCGGGATTTGCGTGCTCTTCGGCTTCACCTTTGCCTTCTCAATCAAGGTGTTCAACTTCCAAAAGAGATAA
- the LOC117623498 gene encoding pleiotropic drug resistance protein 1-like isoform X3: MESGGGGDIYRVSSARLSSSNIWRNSAMDVFSKSSHDEDDEEALKWAAIEKLPTYLRIRRGILTEAEGQAREIDIKNLGSLERKSVLERLVKTADEDNEKFLLKLKDRINRVGLDIPTIEVRFEHLSVEAEAYVGGRALPTIFNFCVNILEGFLNFVHVLPSRKQPLPILDDVSGIIKPRRMTLLLGPPSSGKTTLLLALAGKLAKELKFSGRVAYNGHGMEEFVPERTSAYISQHDLHIGEMTVRETLAFSARCQGVGPRYEMLAELSRREKAANIMPDADLDIYMKAASLEGQETNVVTDYILKILGLEVCADIMVGDEMVRGISGGQKKRVTTGEMLVGPARALFMDEISTGLDSSTTFQIVNSLRQSIHILSGTALISLLQPAPETYDLFDDIILLSDGQIVYQGPRENVLEFFEHMGFKCPERKGVADFLQEVTSKKDQEQYWAQKEEPYNFISSKEFAEAFQSFHIGRKLGDELATPFDKSKGHPAALTTMKYGVSKKELLKACISREYLLMKRNSFVYIFKMTQLTLMAFITMTLFLRTKMHRDTVADGGIYMGAMFFTIIMIMFNGFSELAMTIMKLPVFFKQRDLLFYPSWAYSLPTWILKIPITFIECAVWVVMTYYVIGFDPNIERFFKQYLLLLCLNQMASGLFRFMGALGRNIIVANTFGSFALLAVLVMGGFILSREDVQKWWLWGYWVSPMMYGQNAIAVNEFLGKSWSHVPPNSTESLGIMVLKSRGVFIEPYWYWIGVGATIGYIFLFNFFYTLALQYLDPFGKPQAILSKEALAEKTSGRTGDSIELSSRGKNSSGRNESRRSVSSRTLSARVGSITEANENRKRGMVLPFEPLWITFDEITYAVDMPEEMKTQGVTEDRLKLLKGVSGAFRPGVLTALMGISGAGKTTLMDVLAGRKTGGYIEGNITISGHPKKQETFARISGYCEQTDIHSPHVTVYESLVYSAWLRLPPEVDSSTRKMFVEEVMELVELTSIREALVGLPGVNGLSTEQRKRLTIAVELVANPSIIFMDEPTSGLDARAAAIVMRTVRNTVDTGRTVVCTIHQPSIDIFDAFDELFLLKRGGEEIYVGPLGRHSTHLIKYFEEIDGVPKIKDGYNPATWMLDITAAAQEAALGVNFTEIYKNSELYGRNKALIKDLSTPPGGSKDLYFPTQYSQSFFSQCMACLWKQHLSYWRNPPYSAVRLLFTTFIALMFGTIFWDLGSKRRSQQDLFNAMGSMYAAVLFIGVQNASSVQPVVAIERTVFYRERAAGMYSALPYAFGQVVIELPYIFVQTIIYGVIVYAMIGFDWTVSKFLWYLFFMYFTFLYFTFYGMMTVAVTPNHNIAAIVSSAFYAIWNLFSGFIIPRTRMPIWWRWYYWICPVSYTLYGLVASQFGDIKEIFDSGESAGKSVEHFVKDYFGYRQDFLGVVAAVHVGICVLFGFTFAFSIKVFNFQKR, translated from the exons ATGGagagtggaggtggtggtgatatATACAGAGTGAGCAGTGCACGTTTGAGCAGTTCAAATATATGGAGGAACAGTGCCATGGATGTTTTCTCCAAGTCTTCCCACGATGAAGACGATGAAGAAGCTCTGAAATGGGCAGCCATTGAGAAGCTGCCTACTTATTTGCGTATCAGAAGAGGCATACTTACTGAGGCAGAAGGCCAAGCCAGAGAGATTGATATCAAGAATCTTGGGTCGCTAGAGAGAAAGAGTGTTTTGGAGAGGCTGGTTAAAACTGCAGATGAAGATAATGAGAAGTTCTTGTTGAAGCTTAAGGACCGGATTAATAG GGTTGGACTGGATATTCCAACAATTGAAGTCCGGTTTGAGCATTTGAGTGTTGAAGCAGAAGCTTATGTGGGAGGCAGGGCCTTGCCTACAATATTCAACTTTTGTGTTAACATTCTGGAG gGGTTCCTGAATTTTGTTCACGTTCTTCCAAGTAGAAAGCAACCATTACCAATCCTTGATGATGTTAGTGGAATTATCAAACCAAGAAG AATGACACTGCTTTTAGGACCCCCAAGCTCTGGAAAAACCACATTGCTATTGGCTTTGGCTGGAAAACTTGCTAAAGAACTAAAA TTTTCTGGGAGAGTTGCATATAACGGACATGGGATGGAAGAGTTTGTCCCGGAGAGGACATCGGCTTATATCAGTCAGCATGATCTCCACATAGGAGAAATGACAGTGAGAGAAACACTGGCTTTTTCAGCAAGATGCCAAGGGGTCGGACCACGTTATG aaatgtTGGCAGAATTATCAAGGAGAGAAAAGGCTGCAAATATCATGCCAGATGCGGATCTAGATATCTACATGAAG GCAGCATCACTAGAAGGACAAGAGACCAACGTAGTTACAGATTATATACTCAAG ATTTTGGGACTTGAGGTTTGCGCCGACATCATGGTGGGGGATGAAATGGTACGAGGTATTTCTGGTGGGCAAAAGAAGCGAGTCACGACAG GGGAGATGCTTGTCGGACCAGCAAGAGCACTTTTTATGGATGAGATATCAACTGGTTTAGACAGTTCAACAACATTTCAGATAGTGAATTCACTCAGACAGTCCATCCACATCCTGAGTGGAACTGCTCTTATCTCTCTTCTCCAACCAGCACCAGAAACTTATGATTTATTTGATGACATAATTCTGCTGTCTGATGGACAAATCGTATACCAAGGTCCCCGAGAGAATGTGCTCGAGTTCTTCGAGCACATGGGCTTCAAATGTCCAGAGAGGAAAGGAGTAGCTGACTTCCTACAAGAA GTGACATCAAAGAAAGATCAGGAGCAGTACTGGGCACAGAAAGAAGAGCCATATAATTTTATATCTTCTAAGGAATTTGCTGAAGCATTTCAGTCATTTCATATCGGTCGAAAACTCGGTGATGAGCTTGCTACTCCATTTGACAAGTCCAAAGGTCACCCTGCAGCTTTAACAACTATGAAGTATGGTGTTAGCAAGAAGGAACTGCTCAAAGCTTGTATTTCTAGAGAATATTTGCTTATGAAGAGGAATTCGTTTGTCtacattttcaaaatgaccCAG CTCACTCTAATGGCTTTTATAACAATGACGCTATTTCTCCGGACTAAGATGCACCGGGATACAGTTGCGGATGGGGGTATTTACATGGGTGCTATGTTCTTTACAATCATCATGATTATGTTTAACGGGTTCTCGGAGCTTGCCATGACTATCATGAAACTTCCTGTATTTTTCAAGCAAAGGGACCTTCTCTTCTATCCTTCATGGGCATACTCTTTACCAACATGGATCCTTAAGATCCCTATCACCTTCATAGAATGTGCTGTTTGGGTGGTCATGACATACTATGTAATTGGTTTCGATCCCAACATCGAAAg GTTTTTCAAGCAATACCTTTTACTCCTATGCCTTAACCAGATGGCATCAGGACTATTCAGATTTATGGGGGCATTAGGGAGGAATATAATTGTTGCAAACACATTCGGGTCTTTTGCATTACTTGCAGTTCTAGTTATGGGTGGCTTTATCTTGTCACGAG aGGATGTGCAGAAGTGGTGGTTATGGGGTTACTGGGTCTCACCAATGATGTACGGCCAGAACGCTATAGCTGTCAATGAATTTCTAGGAAAGAGTTGGAGCCAT GTTCCTCCTAATTCGACAGAATCATTAGGAATTATGGTCTTGAAGTCTCGCGGGGTTTTCATTGAACCATACTGGTACTGGATTGGAGTAGGAGCTACAATTGGATACATTTTTCTGTTCAATTTCTTCTACACTTTGGCCTTACAATATCTTGATC CATTTGGGAAGCCTCAGGCAATACTATCCAAAGAGGCCTTAGCCGAGAAAACTAGTGGTAGAACTGGAGATTCCATTGAGCTATCATCACGGGGAAAGAACTCTTCTGGTAG GAACGAAAGTCGAAGAAGTGTATCATCCAGAACATTGTCGGCGAGAGTGGGCAGCATTACTGAAGCCAACGAAAACAGGAAGCGCGGAATGGTTCTTCCTTTCGAACCTCTTTGGATTACGTTTGATGAAATCACATATGCTGTTGACATGCCCGAG GAAATGAAAACTCAAGGTGTAACTGAGGATCGGCTAAAGCTTCTGAAGGGTGTGAGTGGTGCTTTTAGGCCAGGAGTCTTAACAGCTCTAATGGGCATTAGTGGTGCTGGAAAGACTACTCTAATGGATGTCTTGGCAGGAAGGAAAACAGGTGGATATATTGAGGGAAACATCACAATATCTGGGCATCcaaaaaagcaagaaacatTTGCTCGCATATCGGGATATTGTGAGCAAACTGATATACACTCTCCTCATGTTACGGTTTACGAGTCTTTGGTTTATTCTGCATGGCTCCGGTTGCCTCCTGAGGTTGATTCCTCAACAAGAAAG ATGTTTGTTGAGGAGGTCATGGAGCTTGTAGAACTGACCTCGATAAGGGAAGCGCTTGTTGGATTGCCTGGAGTGAATGGTCTCTCAACCGAGCAGCGCAAAAGGCTAACGATTGCAGTAGAGCTTGTTGCCAATCCATCCATTATATTTATGGATGAGCCAACCTCTGGCCTCGATGCCAGGGCAGCGGCAATTGTAATGAGAACAGTGAGGAATACAGTGGACACTGGGAGAACTGTAGTATGCACCATCCACCAGCCAAGCATCGACATCTTTGATGCTTTCGATGAG CTGTTTCTTTTGAAAAGGGGAGGTGAAGAAATATACGTGGGTCCTTTGGGCCGCCATTCTACCCATTTGATCAAGTACTTTGAG GAAATTGATGGAGTTCCTAAAATTAAAGATGGTTACAATCCCGCGACTTGGATGTTAGACATTACTGCAGCAGCACAAGAAGCAGCTCTTGGTGTCAACTTCACCGAAATATACAAGAACTCAGAACTCTATGG GAGAAACAAAGCTCTGATCAAGGACCTTAGTACTCCTCCAGGAGGTTCAAAAGACTTGTACTTCCCTACTCAATACTCTCAGTCTTTCTTCAGCCAGTGTATGGCCTGTCTATGGAAACAACATCTATCATACTGGCGAAACCCGCCATACAGTGCAGTGAGACTCTTGTTCACAACTTTCATAGCTTTAATGTTCGGGACGATATTCTGGGATCTCGGCTCCAAAAG GAGAAGCCAACAAGACCTTTTCAATGCAATGGGTTCCATGTATGCTGCTGTTCTCTTCATTGGTGTACAAAATGCTTCATCAGTGCAGCCAGTTGTGGCTATTGAGAGGACAGTCTTTTACAGAGAAAGGGCAGCTGGAATGTACTCAGCCTTGCCATATGCCTTTGGACAG GTTGTGATTGAGCTCCCATACATTTTTGTTCAAACCATCATATACGGAGTTATAGTATACGCCATGATCGGATTTGATTGGACAGTGAGCAAATTTTTATGGTATCTCTTCTTCATGTACTTCACTTTCCTATACTTCACATTCTACGGCATGATGACCGTAGCCGTTACTCCCAACCACAACATTGCTGCCATAGTCTCCTCTGCCTTCTATGCTATATGGAACCTTTTCTCAGGATTCATCATTCCAAGAACG AGGATGCCGATTTGGTGGAGATGGTACTACTGGATTTGCCCTGTTTCGTACACACTGTATGGATTAGTTGCTTCACAGTTTGGAGACATTAAAGAAATATTTGATTCAGGTGAAAGTGCTGGTAAAAGTGTGGAACACTTTGTAAAGGACTACTTTGGCTACAGACAGGACTTTCTGGGAGTAGTTGCAGCCGTCCATGTCGGGATTTGCGTGCTCTTCGGCTTCACCTTTGCCTTCTCAATCAAGGTGTTCAACTTCCAAAAGAGATAA